A part of Chanos chanos chromosome 9, fChaCha1.1, whole genome shotgun sequence genomic DNA contains:
- the alas2 gene encoding 5-aminolevulinate synthase, erythroid-specific, mitochondrial, producing the protein MSAFLHHCPFLKSTSGPLLRGMGASLFSMADRCPIIARQITIKASQTQAADGPLTLKEPKRSLTGSAAQVPLSMSKGCPFVSSKIGMVEASPEVQEDVQSEDKDLLGLMSSLPRGQQNSGVQDLMSPSPTHYLRDNMEGPSFDYDDFFTQKIVEKKKDHTYRIFKTVNRYADVFPFAEDYSVPGRQIPQVSVWCSNDYLGMSRHPRVIQAIREALEKHGAGAGGTRNISGTSNYHVSLEKELALLHQKDAALVFSSCFVANDSTLFTLAKMLPGCEIYSDMGNHASMIQGIRNSGAKRFIFRHNDARHLEELLKRSDPKTPKIVAFETVHSMDGAICPLEELCDVAHRYGALTFVDEVHAVGLYGAHGAGVGERDSVMHKIDIVSGTLGKAFGCVGGYIASSAALVDIVRSYAAGFIFTTSLPPMILAGALESVRVLRSTEGQSLRRAHQRNVKHMRQLLLDAGLPVISCPSHIIPIRVGNAEKNSKVCDILLQRHNIYVQAINYPTVPRGEELLRLAPSPFHNPVMMEFFVERLLEVWQEVGLPLNDKATACCTFCDRPVYFDLMSEWERSYFGNMEPKYITVAAQSI; encoded by the exons ATGTCTGCCTTTTTGCACCACTGTCCTTTCCTGAAGTCTACTTCTGGACCTTTACTAAGGGGAATGGGCGCATCACTCTTCTCTATGGCTGACCGATGCCCCATCATCGCCCGTCAGATTACCATCAAAGCCTCCCAGACTCAGGCCGCTGATG GCCCTTTAACCTTAAAGGAGCCAAAGCGCTCTTTGACTGGATCTGCCGCCCAGGTGCCGTTGTCCATGTCCAAGGGCTGTCCATTTGTGTCCTCCAAGATCGGGATGGTGGAAGCTAGCCCCGAGGTCCAGGAAGATGTCCAGTCGGAAGACAAAGACCTTTTGG GGCTGATGAGTTCACTACCACGGGGCCAACAGAACTCTGGTGTGCAGGATCTCATGTCTCCCTCACCAACACATTACCTGAGAGACAATATGG AGGGCCCCAGTTTTGACTACGATGACTTCTTCACTCAGAAGATTGTTGAGAAAAAGAAGGACCACACATACCGCATCTTTAAGACAGTCAATCGATACGCAGATGTTTTCCCCTTTGCTGAAGACTACTCAGTTCCCGGACGCCAAATCCCCcaggtgtctgtgtggtgtagcAATGATTACCTCGGAATGAGTCGTCATCCACGAGTGATTCAGGCCATACG TGAAGCTCTGGAGAAGCATGGAGCCGGAGCAGGTGGCACCAGGAACATCTCCGGCACAAGTAATTATCATGTTTCCCTGGAGAAGGAGCTGGCCCTTCTGCATCAAAAGGATGCAGCTCTAGTCTTCTCATCTTGCTTTGTTGCCAATGACTCTACCCTCTTCACTTTGGCAAAAATGTTGCCAG GATGTGAGATCTACTCAGATATGGGGAACCACGCATCCATGATCCAAGGCATCAGGAACAGTGGAGCCAAACGCTTCATTTTCCGACACAACGACGCCAGACACCTTGAAGAGCTGCTGAAACGATCCGACCCCAAAACGCCCAAAATTGTGGCGTTTGAGACCGTGCATTCCATGGATG GAGCGATTTGTCCTCTGGAGGAGCTGTGCGACGTGGCACATCGATACGGAGCGTTGACTTTTGTCGATGAGGTGCATGCAGTCGGCCTGTACGGGGCCCATGGGGCGGGTGTCGGGGAAAGAGACTCTGTAATGCACAAGATTGACATTGTCTCTGGAACACTGg GTAAGGCGTTTGGCTGCGTCGGAGGTTACATTGCCAGCAGCGCTGCACTGGTCGACATCGTGCGCTCTTACGCCGCCGGCTTCATATTTACCACCTCGCTGCCGCCCATGATCCTGGCCGGGGCTTTGGAGTCTGTCCGTGTCTTGCGTAGCACAGAGGGACAGTCTTTACGCAGGGCCCACCAGAGAAACGTCAAACACATGAGGCAGCTTCTACTGGATGCTGGCCTGCCTGTCATCAGTTGCCCCAGTCATATCATACCCATACGG GTTGGCAATGCAGAGAAAAATTCCAAAGTGTGTGACATTCTACTCCAGAGACACAACATCTACGTCCAGGCCATAAATTATCCGACCGTTCCCCGCGGCGAGGAGCTGCTGCGTCTCGCTCCCTCTCCGTTCCACAACCCGGTTATGATGGAGTTTTTCGTAG agAGGCTTCTGGAAGTGTGGCAAGAGGTGGGGCTCCCACTCAACGACAAAGCCACTGCCTGCTGCACGTTCTGTGACCGCCCGGTCTACTTTGACCTCATGAGCGAGTGGGAGCGGTCTTATTTCGGTAATATGGAGCCCAAGTACATCACTGTTGCTGCGCAGTCAATCTAA